A stretch of the Taeniopygia guttata chromosome 37, bTaeGut7.mat, whole genome shotgun sequence genome encodes the following:
- the LOC140681539 gene encoding olfactory receptor 14J1-like, with protein CDRYVSICKPLHYGTLLGSRACAHMAAAAWASAFLNALLHTANTFSLPLCHGNALGQFFCEIPQILKISCSHSKLRELGLMVLSALLYFGCFVFIVFSYVQIFRAVLRIPSEQGRHKAFSTCLPHLAVVSLFLSTGTFAHLKPPSMSSPSLDLSVSVLYSVVPPALNPLIYSLRNQELKAAVWRLMTGCFQEH; from the coding sequence TgtgaccgctacgtgtccatctgcaaacccctgcactatgggaccctcctgggcagcagagcttgtgcccacatggcagcagctgcctgggccagtgcctttctcaatgctctgctgcacacagccaatacattttccctgcccctgtgccatggcaatgccctgggccagttcttctgtgaaatcccacagatcctcaagatCTCCTGCTCACACTCCAAACTCAGGGAACTTGGGCTTATGGTGCTAAGTGCTCTTCTATATTTTggctgttttgtgttcattgttttctcctatgtgcagatcttcagggctgtgctgaggatcccctctgagcagggacggcacaaagccttttccacctgcctccctcacctggctgtggtctctctgttcctcagcactggCACATTTGCTCACCTGAAGCCCCCCTCtatgtcctccccatccctggatctgtcagtgtcagttctgtactcggtggtgcctccagccctgaaccccctcatctacagcctgaggaaccaggagctcaaggctgcagtgtggagactgatgactggatgctttcaggaacattaa